Sequence from the Victivallis lenta genome:
GTTTATCGATTTGCCGTCGCGGGTTTTCAGAACGTTTGCGTTATGGAACGTAACCAGAAGTGTTTTATTGCTTTCACGTTTCACATTCAAAACCGTCGGTGTCATCACTGTGGCATCACCCCGGCCGTATTCCTTGTAGAGCACCAGATTTGCCAGCCGCAGAGCCAGCGGCTCCTTGCTCATCGGATGAACCGATTTCGCATCGCCGCAATCGGTCGTCGAAATCAATTCGGAATACTTGTCTTTATTGACGAAATTTTGTTGAGCCATAAGTACTTGCGGCATTTTATCGTCAAGACTGTCGTTGTTGTATTCCCACGGCGGAAGCATTACCAGATAGATCGGCAATTTCGGGTTTCTGAAACCGGACCGGAGCGTCCACGCGAATGCCCGCAATTTTTCTTCATAACTGATACCGTCACGGTAGTTTTCCTCGCCCTGATACCAGAGCACGCCGCGAATCGTATACGGCAGAATCGGCGCGATCATGCCGTTGTAGATCGCCAGCGGATAACGCTGTTTTTCCCTCGCCAGTTCCTCTGGCTTCTTGCCCGTGAAGGAACGGACGCTCTTTTCAAATGCGGTACGCACCTGCGCTGAAACTCCGGCTTTGCGGAATGATTCCGGCGAACAAAACGCTTCAATCCGACCGCCGCCGACCGCAACGCTAATGAGACCGATCGGAACATTAAGTGCCTTATGCAGTGTCGAACCGACAATGTAACCAACTGCGCTGAACTGTCTTGCATTGTTCAAAGTAGATACCGCCCAGCCTGGGGAAACAAAGGAGTTCTGCGGCATCTGCGTGAACTGGTGGCAAATTTTCAACACCCGGATTTCCGGCTGATTGATCTGGACAAGATATTTTTTTGCTTCGGTAATACCATCAATGTACCAGTCCATATTGCTCTGGCCGGCACAGAGCCAGACATCGCCGACGAG
This genomic interval carries:
- a CDS encoding sialate O-acetylesterase, whose protein sequence is MLKKLLIAVAGLSWAVSALEIAEVFQDNMVLQRERPVAVWGKGRAGEKISVEFKGNTVSCTVGKDGRWLVELPPMPASKEGATLTIQGDRKRWFENVLVGDVWLCAGQSNMDWYIDGITEAKKYLVQINQPEIRVLKICHQFTQMPQNSFVSPGWAVSTLNNARQFSAVGYIVGSTLHKALNVPIGLISVAVGGGRIEAFCSPESFRKAGVSAQVRTAFEKSVRSFTGKKPEELAREKQRYPLAIYNGMIAPILPYTIRGVLWYQGEENYRDGISYEEKLRAFAWTLRSGFRNPKLPIYLVMLPPWEYNNDSLDDKMPQVLMAQQNFVNKDKYSELISTTDCGDAKSVHPMSKEPLALRLANLVLYKEYGRGDATVMTPTVLNVKRESNKTLLVTFHNANVLKTRDGKSINWLETAGRDGKFQAATGVICGENNDMLRVTAAQPEPMTLRFGFDCLATPNLVNQAGIPVAPFEKQIK